ACGTCCACGGGAGCGAGCGCGAAGGGTGGCACCTGTGGCTTCTCAGGACGAGACTGCCCGGGGTCATCGTGGGCCCGGGGTGCGTGGGGCGCATGCTCGGCGTGCGGCGCGTCAGGTCCGTCGGTACTACGCGCTGACTGCGGCCAGCACGATCGTTCCGGGTCTGGGGTTGATCCGCACCCGGCGCCGGGTGGGGCAGGGGCTGGTTGCCGTGTTCGTGGTCGCGTTCGTCGTCCTGGTTGGTTACCTGGTGGCCAGGGGGTTGATGGGTCTGATTCGTGTCGTGGTCAGTCGTAGCGCGTTGAGTGTGGTCATCTCGGTCCTGGTGGTCGTGGCGGTGGTGTGGATCGGGGCGATCCTGCTGACGGCCAGGGACAACATGCCCGAGGGCGCGCATGGTCGTCCGAAGGTCGCGATGGTGGTCTTTGCTGCGTTGGCTGCCGTGCTGGTCCTGGCGCCCGCGGCGCAGGCGGTGCGTTACGCGGTGATCCAGCACTCGTTGATCGGTAGTGTCTTCGACACGTTGCGTCCCGATGGTGCGGTGGGGCCCGGTGGTGGTCAGGACCCGTGGGCCGGTACCGATCGGGTCAACATGTTGTTGTTGGGGTCGGACGCCGGCAAGGGCCGGATCGGGACCCGGCCGGATGCGATCATGGTTGCGAGTATCGATCCGCAGTCCGGTGAGACGGTCTTGTTCGGGATCCCGCGCAACCTGCAGGACATTCCCTTCTCGCAGGACAATCCCCTCTCGCAGCTCTACCCGCAGGGGTACGACTGCGGTGACCAGTGCCTGATGGAGTTCGTCTGGACGCTGGGCAAGGACCACGCCGATCTCTTCCCTGATGACCCGAACCCGGGCCTGACGGTGACCAAGGACGCGGTCTCGCAGATCCTGGGTCTGGACGTGGACTACACGACGGTGGTCAACCTCGAGGGTTTCACCCAGCTGGTGGACGCGATGGGCGGCGTCGAGGTCGATGTGCAGGAGCGGGTCTGCATCGGGTGCAAGCTGGATGCGTACGGCAACGTGGTGGGGACCACGGGGTGGATCGAGCCCGGTGTGCAGCAGCTCGATGGCTTCCACGCGTTGTGGTACTCGCGTTCGCGGGCGGCTTCGCGTGATGGGGACTTCTCCCGGATGCGTCGACAGCGGTGCATGGTCGGAGCGCTGCTCAACCAGGTCAACCCGACGTCGATGCTCGTGCGCTACCCGGCGCTGGCCTCGACGCTGGAGGACAACGTGCGGGTGGACGTCCCCGAGCAGGACCTCGATGAGTGGGCCGAGCTGGTGCTGCGGATCCAGCACGGCGGCTCGATCAAGTCGCTGCCGCTGACCAACGACGTCATCGACGTCGTCAACCCCGACTACCCGAAGATCCACCAGATGGTCACCGACGCGATCACCCCGCCCGAGCCGACACCCCAACCCTCGACCTCCACCCCGACGACCCCGACCCCGTCGCAGACCCCATCGACCAGCGAGACCACCCAGGACACCCCCAGCGACATCGCCACCACCTGCTGAGCAGACCCGGCTGGCGGCCCCCGAAGTCGGGCTGCAGATGACACACGTCCCTGCACACCACCTCCGCGTCCCGTGTGCCCATCGGTTACCGGTGCTCTGACTTACGAGAGTGAGTCACCGTCATGGTCAGGTTGGTTTCGACGGTTCAGGTGTTGATATTCAGTAGCCGGTCCAGGTCCGGTGTGGCGCGATCGGTAGCGCGTAGGGCGGTGTGCAACTGCTGCGCCAGCGTGTGCATCTCGGCTTGGGCGTTCCGGCTGTGGGCTGCGAACCAGAGCTCTCCGCGGGGACCGGCAAAGACACGTCGCCAGTAGGCGGTGACGAAGACATTCGGTAATCGGTACAAGACGCGCAGATTCTTGGGGATCTCGGTGTTTCCGTGGGACTGCAAAGCCGTGAACCCCTGCCGGGTGGCGTTGACCATCAGGCGCATCGTCGCCTGGTCAGCGGCCAGTCTCCGAGCATCGACGTCGACGCGGTAGAGAGCGAAGGCGATCGGTACGACGAATGCGGCATGTCCCACCAACCAAGCGTCGATGTCGGCGCTGATCTGCGTGGTGAAGCCTGCCTCGTCGAGGAGTTCTTGCAGGCGCCGAGCCCGAGGGGTCCTGACTCCGCTCGGTTCGCCCAGCATCGTCTTCTGCTGAGCGATCAGGACGTACGTGACTGTGGGTCCCTCACACGACCCACCGACGGCTGGGAACCCGAACAGGGCACGCTGTCCGAGAGCCTCGAGCAGGTCCGTCTGACGGTTGGCTGTGTTGCCGAAGAACAGCACGTCCGAGCCATCGTTCATCGCGGTCAACATCGGCAGGGTGTCCGTGAACTGCTCGGCGCGCACCGACACGAGCACCAGGTCGAAGCGGTCGTCGGGGTCTGGCTGGCCGACGACAGTGACCGGAAGCCACGTGCGTTCCCCGGACTCGGCATTCTGAAGAATCACACCATGGGCTCGAAGATCGTCCAGACGTCTGCCGCGCGCCAGGAGAACCACCTCGTGGCCCGCCTCCAGCAGCCGGGCGGCGTAGACACTGCCGATGACACCGGCTCCGAGCACAAGGATCCGCACGCTGCACGCACCTCCTCAGACGTCCACTGTCAGTCAACCTACTGGACCGCCCCAAGCAACGACACCGACACCGATGAGTACGTCGACCGCCGTTATCCGGAGTTCGCGTCGCTGCAGACCGGTACCCTCATCAAACGGCGTCTCATGCCCATTAGTGACGTCCACCGAACTCCGCAACTTTCTTCATTGACGAGCTGAGAGTGACCACCATGGGCTCATCGAGTGACCAGTTCGACCCACGTCGGGAAGCGACGTCCGGCGAGAGCGAGGACGAGTTGCGCACACGGGCCCTCAACCGGCTCAAGGCCAAGAAGGCCCTAGCAGGACACGTCGTGCTCTACGTCGCCGTCAACCTCATGCTCGTCGTCATCTGGTGGGTCACCGGGGCCGGGTTCTTCTGGCCAGCCTTCCCTCTTCTGGGCTGGGGCATCGGGCTGGCATATAACGCGTGGGAGGTGATGTCGCCCCAGCCCGGCCCGGACGCCATCCGTGCCGAGATGGACCGGCTACGCAATCGGCAAAACTGAACCGGATCCTGCTCCGGTGGCCGCTGGGCTCGCGGAGCGTGCCGGTGCGGGATGGGCTCGCGGAGCGTGCCGGTGCGGGCTCGGCATTCGGTGATGGCGAGGGTCGCTGCGACGACCGCGTCAGTGCCAGGTGCGTGCGCCGTAGGCCGTCGCTCTACCGGGATTCTTCGATCAGGAACGGGGTGAGCTCTCTCGTGAGTTCCCTCGGTGCATGCTCAGCCATGTGGTGGCCGGAGTCGATGCCGCGTCCGCTGACCTTGTCAGCCCAGTCCTGCCAGATGATGAGCGGGTCGCCGTAGAGGTCTTCAAGGTCGTCCCGCATGGACCACAACACGAGGAGTGGCTGCTGCAGCCGTCGTCCCGCCGCCCGGTCTGCCCTCTCGTGATCGGCGTCGACGCTCAGGCCGGCCCGGTAGTCCTCCAACATCGCGCGGACGACTGTTGGGTCATGGATCGCGGCTCGCCATTCAGCGAAGTTCTCCGCGCCCATGACCTCACGGTCACCGTGGTACCACGCCTCGGGGTCGGCGTTGATCACCCGTTCGGGCACATCGGGTTGGGCGAAGAAGAACCAGTGCCACCAGGCGGTGGCGAATCGGGCATCCGCCCGATCCAGATGCTCGCTGATCGGTAGGCAGTCCAGCAGCGCGGCCCGTGTGACGCGTTCCGGGTAGTCCAGGGCCATGCGCAGGGCGTGGTAGCTGCCGCGGTCGTGACCCACGACAGCAAACGTCTCGTGCCCCAGCTCGTCCATCGCGGTGATCAGGGACCGGGCACCGGCTCGCTTGGAGTGGGGTGCATGATCCGCCGTCGGCTCCGGCTTGTCCGACCTGCCATAGCCCGGCAGGTCCGCGCAGACGACGGCCAGTCCCTGCTCGACCAGCAGGGGCGCCACCCAGTGCCACGTGCTCGAGGTTCGTGGGTGACCATGCAACAGCAGCACTGCCGGGCCGCTCCCCGCATGCCGAGTGAACAAGGACAGGTCACCAGCGTCGACCATCTCCTCGGTGAACCCGTCGAACATGTCCATGAGTGTGCCACCGAGCGCAGGGAACGAGGGACCATCCCGTTGAGGCTCCCGATCGCTCCACGAAACCGCCCCTGACCAGCAAAAACGCCCCCGACCGTGTCGAGGGCGTTCCGCTGAGCCGCCTATCGGAATCGAACCGATGACCTATTCATTACGAGAGGCGTCACCGCTAATTTCCGCCGTTCGTCAACCGCGAAAACCGCATGAAATGGGGACTATTCAAGTCAGTCGTGCCAAGCGTGGCGACTGTCATGTGCCCAACGTGTGCCCACGAATTCGGCCGCGGAGGGCCGTCGATCCGATAGCGGAGCAGCCTCGGCCGGAGGGTCGCCGGGTCAAGCGGCCCGCTGTCGCGAAGGGGTGGTGCACAGGTGCGGGAGCACCTTCCCGGACCGATGGTTCAAACTGCCACTTGAGGCGGTGGCCCGGAGGCCGGATCGTGTAGCGGCGGGTCGAAGGCACGAAGGGGGAGGCGTCTCGGCACTGGACCGGGGCGCTTTCGTCATGTCTGGCCGGGCGTGAGTGGGCGGCCGCGAGAAC
The DNA window shown above is from Janibacter sp. A1S7 and carries:
- a CDS encoding LCP family protein, coding for MASQDETARGHRGPGVRGAHARRAARQVRRYYALTAASTIVPGLGLIRTRRRVGQGLVAVFVVAFVVLVGYLVARGLMGLIRVVVSRSALSVVISVLVVVAVVWIGAILLTARDNMPEGAHGRPKVAMVVFAALAAVLVLAPAAQAVRYAVIQHSLIGSVFDTLRPDGAVGPGGGQDPWAGTDRVNMLLLGSDAGKGRIGTRPDAIMVASIDPQSGETVLFGIPRNLQDIPFSQDNPLSQLYPQGYDCGDQCLMEFVWTLGKDHADLFPDDPNPGLTVTKDAVSQILGLDVDYTTVVNLEGFTQLVDAMGGVEVDVQERVCIGCKLDAYGNVVGTTGWIEPGVQQLDGFHALWYSRSRAASRDGDFSRMRRQRCMVGALLNQVNPTSMLVRYPALASTLEDNVRVDVPEQDLDEWAELVLRIQHGGSIKSLPLTNDVIDVVNPDYPKIHQMVTDAITPPEPTPQPSTSTPTTPTPSQTPSTSETTQDTPSDIATTC
- a CDS encoding ketopantoate reductase family protein, whose amino-acid sequence is MRILVLGAGVIGSVYAARLLEAGHEVVLLARGRRLDDLRAHGVILQNAESGERTWLPVTVVGQPDPDDRFDLVLVSVRAEQFTDTLPMLTAMNDGSDVLFFGNTANRQTDLLEALGQRALFGFPAVGGSCEGPTVTYVLIAQQKTMLGEPSGVRTPRARRLQELLDEAGFTTQISADIDAWLVGHAAFVVPIAFALYRVDVDARRLAADQATMRLMVNATRQGFTALQSHGNTEIPKNLRVLYRLPNVFVTAYWRRVFAGPRGELWFAAHSRNAQAEMHTLAQQLHTALRATDRATPDLDRLLNINT
- a CDS encoding 2TM domain-containing protein, whose product is MGSSSDQFDPRREATSGESEDELRTRALNRLKAKKALAGHVVLYVAVNLMLVVIWWVTGAGFFWPAFPLLGWGIGLAYNAWEVMSPQPGPDAIRAEMDRLRNRQN
- a CDS encoding alpha/beta fold hydrolase, whose amino-acid sequence is MFDGFTEEMVDAGDLSLFTRHAGSGPAVLLLHGHPRTSSTWHWVAPLLVEQGLAVVCADLPGYGRSDKPEPTADHAPHSKRAGARSLITAMDELGHETFAVVGHDRGSYHALRMALDYPERVTRAALLDCLPISEHLDRADARFATAWWHWFFFAQPDVPERVINADPEAWYHGDREVMGAENFAEWRAAIHDPTVVRAMLEDYRAGLSVDADHERADRAAGRRLQQPLLVLWSMRDDLEDLYGDPLIIWQDWADKVSGRGIDSGHHMAEHAPRELTRELTPFLIEESR